TTGCAGAATCTGGTTCATATGACATTCTGGTTCTTTTGTCTCTTTGCAAACGATAAACGTGGCAAATGGTTTATCGGAGAGAATTGATTTGTTGTTAGTCACGAATTCTAGTATATCAGCCTGAACTTTGCCGCCATACACTGCAGAACCTATCACAAGCCCATCAAAGGTCTCAGGATCCAATTCGCCTGGTCTATTTGCTTCAGCGTTAACACCTTCTTTTTCAAAAGCATTGAGTAACCATTCCACCACTGATACCGTGGCTTTCTCACGTTTCGTTGAGTAGATTATTCCAATTTTCACTGAATTCAATCTCCCGTTTCGTAATTATGCAGTCTATTAAGAACTAGTCTTTTCGTTCAATAAGGGTTTCTACAGACAACACATCCCTTATCAAGCGACATGCCCGGTAATCACTGTGATGACTATGAATGACGAGGACATTTCGGTTGCAGCTCCCGAGGAATGGATGGGTGGCTGGAACAGGCATTATCGCGATTTGCTTGAGAAAGATACAGAAGAGCTCCTCGACTTCGTACCAGCACACCCAATAACGCGGCTTCGACACGCCCTTAAAATCGAAGATATCAATCCAAAGGAAATAGACGCTCTGGATCTCGCATGTGGAGATGGTAAGGCAGCATGCGCCATAGCGAAATGGGGAATAAATGTGACTGCAATGGATGCACTCGATTCTGCACTCAGGTTAGCAAAGAAGCGTGCAAAAGTCGCAGATGTGCTTGAGCGTATCAGATTCTTGAAAGGAGACATAGACTCGTGGCCTATTCCTTCGGATACATACGATGTTATTGTTGCGGTCCAAATTCTTCAGTACCTTTTCGAACGAGCAATTCCACGGCTTGAAGAAATCAAACAAGCTGTAAAACCTGGGCGGTTTCTGGTGTATTCAGGCAATATCGAACCCCACTTCGAAACGGACCCAGAAATCCGATTCATCAAAGAGAGGGAGCTTAAAGACTCATTAGAAGATTGGAAAATTCACAGTTTCGGAAAAGAAGTGGTCCTCGTGAGGGAGGAGGACCGGAGGGGCTACATTTGGATTGTAGCCCAGAAGCCCTTCTAGATACTCGTCCAGATAAGACCAATCAATCATTATCTTGGAAGAACATCATATCTACAACGATCGCCGCAGTTACACCATGAAGCCAGTCCATATATCTGCCAACAGTAACTCGGAATTCGTCGCGTAGGCTGATTACTTTCTTGTCCAATTTCAATGCAAAGTGTCCAGAGCTGCTATAGCCTTCAAACCCCCAGCCTAGAATGCCACCTTCGGCCTTGATGACTTCGTCGCGATAAAGAATCTTGAATTTCTTGCCAAAGGAAAACCATGGGCGTTCAATGGCACCCACAACCTCACCAGACGGTTCGACGAGTTCAAATTTCTTCTTGAACAAACCGCTCTTTGCGGTCAATAGTCTATTCTCATTTGGGTCTTCTATATGAATGGTGGATCTCAGAAAACTCAGCCATGTTTGTCTCCCAATGGCCACTTTCTTGTCAGAGGCTTCCTCGTAGATTTCGTAGACAGGTCTAAGCGATATAATCTTCTGCTTAACCCTGAATTGCCTTTCTTCTCCGGGTATTTGTTCGTTAGTCTCCAATGTGACTACTTCCTTATCTTCACATCTAGCTCGAGCCCTAATAAACGAAATTTGCACAGAGTCAGGAGGTCTTCTTCATTGCGAAAGTAATGCCGCCTCCAATTGGTAATATCGTGCTTTCCAGACCGGTAGAATCCGCCACCTTCTTGTTGAAAGTGTGTATTGATTCCATAGTATCATCCCAATCCTCCCGATTCCGACGAAGCGGGATAAGGGCGTCATTTGCAAGAAAGAGGCCTCCCGGTTTCAGTACTCGGAGGCATTCATCTAGCAAAGGCGGATACAGTGCTTTGTCCGCATCCTGAAAAACTGCATCAAAAGATTCTCCTTCGAAATCAGCAATCAAGTTCTCTGCATCACCAATCTTGACTTCGATATAATCTTCCAAATCCAATCTTTCGAAGTTCTTACGAGCGAAACTAGCTATATCCTGGTCGATTTCGATACTTGTAACATGGCCTCCATGTGCCTTCACAGTATTTGCAATCGACGATGTCGAAAATCCAATGCTCATGCCAATTTCAAGAACATGTTTGGCTTTCACCAGCTGAAGAAGGACCCTGAAGAAATCAGCAACTTCATTTTCGATAACAGGCATGAAATCCGCAGTTAGTGTCCGTTCAAGATATTCTTGGTGCCTCGGTCTAGGGGTGTCAGCATATATCTGGGAGATGTAATCTGCAGCTTTTGAATAATCCATTATGCCTCATCCTAATGTATTCCGTTGTCTTTTCCCTAGAAAACCATTTTCCTTACGAAGATAATCGGTCCGGTGATTCATCTAAACCATGCAGTAACTAGGCAAAAGCAATCAGCACTAGAATTCGTCTTCATAACGATAGTATCTCGAAAGACAACGAAGCAGGTTTAGATCCTCGTTGCCTCATGAGGGTCTCTATGCGGATTATTCTTCGTAGAAGTATTTGCCTTTCTCGTAGATGACTTCATCTCCAGCAAGAACCTTTCCTTCTTTCATGTCCTTAATCATGTCCACATGAACAGCACTGTCATTGGTTCCATTGCAATCCTTGTAGGCTCGACCTAACGCGCAGTGGATGGTGTTACCAATCTTCTCATCAAAGAGCATGTTCAAGGTATATTCCTTGATACCGCGGTTTGTTCCAATTGCCATCTCTCCAAGATAACGAGAGCCCTCGTCAGTATTGATTATAGACTCGAGAACTTCTTCATTCTTCTCCGCCGAGTAGTCCACAACCTCTCCATTCTCAAAGGTGAGTCGTACCCCTTCGATAACTTTCCCCTGCTGCATGAAGGGTATATCAAAGTAGATGTGTCCTTCAACAGTATCTTCTACGGGAGCTGTGAAGACTTCACCGCTGGGCATGTTATGCTTACCGTCAGAAGCAACCCAGATTCGTCCTTCTGTTGAAGCATGAAGATCAGTTTCTGGACCGATGAATCGGATATCATTATGGCTTTCAAGGTGCTCTTTCATGAGATACATGTTCTCACTTGCCTTTTCCCAGTCGATGAGCGTTGCAGAATACACAAAATCCTGGTATTCATTCAGAGACATATTGGCCTGCTGAGCCAGTGTTCTACAGGGATGGACGGTACCGCACCACCGCTTATCCATGATGATATCACTCAATTCCTTCCGCGTTTTGCGTGAAATCATCTGCCGTTTTGGATCCACATTCGCCATAGCTTTCGTATTTACTGGCGAACTGACGCCGATAAATACATCAGCTGCTTCAACTGCTGCCTTCTGATGTTCGGGGAATATCTTCAACGTTTCATCTGATGCGCCATCAAAAAAGGCTCTAGAAGCTTCTTCACTGGACATAAGAACCATCGGAACTGCACCAGCTTTTGCTATTTCGCGGTTCAACGCAACGACAAGGTCATGCGCATCCGGATGTGCACGAATAATGACCATATCGCCTTCTTGAACTTCTGTGGACCATTCGACCAGAATCTTTGCATGTTCTACTATCCTTGAGTCCATTGAGAGTCACGTCTATTTTACTCGAGAAAGACGAAGGTCATATAGCTTGCGAAAGCTGCGAAAATATTTTAGAACAAAAGGTCTTAGAAAGGACAGAGCAGCACATCGACGGAGTTTCATTCTTTTGGCGCGCAAAAACACAGGGAACTGGTACATCAGTTGTGTTACATCGCTGATATTTCTTGGTGGAATCTATCTTGTCATCGTAGCGTTCACTGGCACGACAGACATATACACAAATCTCCCGTGGGCGTTTTATGCCTTCTTCCAGGTGGCCGTTATTGCAGCAGGTATCAGTTTTATCTGTAAGAGCTGGGGAATTCATAAAAAACGGGAGACGAAGTACGTCGAATTTGATACTAGCTTTCTTCGGCGTGTTATTGTAGACGAGCATACGGGCGAGGAATGCGTCGTTTTTGGTTCTCCTGAGAGCACGTTCAGAAAGGCTTGCAGGAGAGACTGGCCATTTGAAAACATCGATGAAGACGCAAATTGGATAATCGAAGACGCAAGAGGCAATGATATCACTCGAAAACGTTTGTCTGATTATGACGGCATCGCACGGATTGTCCCAAAATACGGTGTAGAAAGGGTGAGCGATTATCACAGCGAGGAGAGATCATATTCCTCAATAGAAGACAGTGTAGAATACTATGATTAGGGATCATTTTCAGTCTCATGGCGAACATTGCCAAGAGTTACAATTATTCTGCACATCTGGCAGAGATTCTTCAATTACCTGGGCAAACCTATCATTCTTGGTGAAAACCATAAAAGCACAAAATGAAATAGTGACATGAATGTAGGAGGTTCAGACTAAGTGAACTACGAATCAATCAAGAACCTTGTGAAGCTTTTTGCAGTGGCTTTCGTTGTTACTGGAGCCTTCATCTTAATCTATCCACTCCTGGGAGCATACTTCCTATTTGGTGGACTGTTGAGCCCCCCGTTCAATTATATTTTGATGGCGCTCGTTACTGGGATTGGAGCAGTCATACTGCTTTCCTATGCCAATAGTCGAATAGGGGCTACAGATGAACGCTCCGGTGGATTCACCGAAGTGGACACCTCACGATTACACAGAGTGATTGTTGATAGCAAGACTGGAAAAGAAAAAATAATCACAGGCCACAAAGATGCAACTTTCCGCTCTGCGGCCAAAAAGAACTGGCCTTTCAAAGGCGTTGACCAAGACTCAGATTGGATGATTGTGGACGACCGCGGAAATGACATCACAGACAAGAAATTGAGTGATTATGACGATATATCACGAATACAACTGAAAACATAGACCAGAAAAAACCAGAGCAGAACTCGATCAATAGCACGTCTATGATGCATCAACGTACTGTATGCTATCAGTTATCGTCTTTTGTCCTTTCAAGCAAGTCTCTCACTTCTTGATCTGTTGTTTGTGAGAAATCCTTGTACCAAGTTCCAACACCGAAGAAAGGTTTGGGACCAAGGAGGCTGATTGCTTCGTCTACCATTGATTCGATTTCTCTAAGGGTGTCAGGAGGGGCTGTTCCTACTGCAACGATCAAGCTCTTCACGCCAGCTCCTTTCAATCCTTTGATGGCAACCTGCATAGTCGCTCCCGTAGCCATACCATCATCAACCAGAATGATGGTCTTCTCCTTCAAATCGTCTTCTAGAAGGCTGCTGCCATATTTCTCTTGCCTCTTTGCAAGCTCTTTCTGCTCTTTCTCAAACACCCTTTCGATAGCTTCTTCGGTGAGATTCGCCCGTCGCACCATATCATGGTTGATTATTTTTATTCCTCCTGACGCGATAGCACCGAATGCAACCTCAGGGTTATATGGCAGCCCAAGCTTTCGAACAATCAAGACATCAAGTGATACTTCCAGCTTCTGGCCGATTTCGAAAGCCACAGGAACCCCACCGCGAGGAAGACCTAGAACCATCAAATCCTTCATGCTTTTGTATTCCAGAAGTTTGTCCGCTAGCAGCCTACCAGCCTCACGACGATTCTCAAATCGATTCAATTCTTCCCATCTCTCTGATTCAGTTTTCTTCTTGGCACTGATTTACTCTTAGGTCTAGCAATTTTATTAGCTCAGAAGAAAAAGAAAACCCAATTAGCTTGAATATTCTATTGAATATGATGTGACAGACTTCAATCTCAGTTGGGACTGGAAGAGCGGAAATCGTAGCGGCAGATGAAGATTTGACGCCGAGAGAGGATTTCTACTATTAGACTAGAAAAACCTCGTCATGTTCTCGAACGCGGTTCTTTACCTTTATGGCAATTTCTTGGCCAGGTTTTCCGGTTTCAATCGGATCTCGATCAACTTCCATCGAGTCGATTTTCTGTTCGAAATCGGTGGTATGGCCTTTGATTCTAATGGTATCACCTACGTTCAGTTCATCTTCAAGCTCGATTGCTGCAACATCTATGTTTGTGAAGTAATGGGTCACTTCGCCAATCTTTCTCTCCATAATTATCATCCACAGTTCATAGATAGTTCTTTCCTAGAAAAAGTCTTTGTGTCGCACAAAAACCGATTTCTATCTGGGTTTTACGAAACCACGCCACTCAACCATATCCCAAACTGTTGATTCCAAATCCCATTTCGGACTGAATCCAATCTTTTCGCGGATCTTGGTATCATCGATAAGATACTCAGATCCAAACATTTTCGCTCTGAAGGAAGTCAAGAGAGGTGCATTATCTCGACCAAACGCCCGATATAGCGAGCCAAGAAAGCCGCCAACAGCCTTAGCAAGCCCATATGGGATTTCTCTGAATGATGGTTCCACACCAAGTTCTTCAGCGATTGCTGTCATGAGTTCTTTGAACTCGCAATTGAAACTTGTTACATTAAACGCCTCATTTTTCGCTGATTTGAAATTCTCTGCTGCCTTCACAAGCGCACGGGCAACATCATTCGCATGAACGAAGCTTTGTTCGTTGCTCCCATCTCCAAATACGACCATATTCCCGTTTTCAATCCGCTCAATGAACTGGGGCCCAGTGAACATGTCGCCTTCGCCTAGAACAACAGGCGGTCGAATCATCGAGGCTCCAATGCCATAGTCCGCAATGTATTCATGAATCAGCTCTTCCGAGGCCAGTTTCGACTCCTGATATGCATTGGCCGGATTCTTCTCATAGTCCTCAGTAATAGACTCAGAGATTTCAGGAAAGCCATAAACTGCTGTCGATGAGGTATGCATCAATTGGGGAATCTCTTTACGTCGAATCACTTCGAGTATGTTCTCCGTACCTCCGACATTGACTGGGAAGTAATGCTCCTTTCCTCCCCAATCAGCCATGACTGCTGCGTTATGGAAAAGCCATTGTGTGTCATTCGGAACACCTTCGAGAAGGCTTTCTAGATTCGTCACATCACCTACAACCGTTTGATAATCAAGCCCTTCTAGAAGCTCCAGACTCGAGTCCTCACGAATTAAGACGGTGATGTCATGTTGTTCTTCGAATAACTGCTTCACGATATGATGCCCGATGAATCCAGTACCACCGGTTACAAAGCAATCAGCCATTGGAATTCACCCAAACAACGAAGCACAACGTCTTAGGTCTTTCGAACACAAGAATATAATGCACAGAAGCTATTCATACAAGGCAAAAGGTGTGAAACATGACCTCGAAAGTCCTAGTGATAATAGCCAGCGGCAATCCCGATAAAGCTCTTGCAGGAATGATGTACGCTCGGAATGCAATTGTTCACGAATGGATGGAAGACGTTCAAGTCGTATTCTTTGGCCCATCCGAGGAACTACTGAGCTCCAATGAGCAAGTTGCCAAGTCGGCGGCCGCTCTTGCAGATGTAACGGAACCGCTTGCCTGCAAATACATATCCGACCAACAAGAAACATCCGAAGATATTTCCGGATTGGGTATCGGAGTCAAATACGTAGGTACGGTCGTGTCAAATTTCATCAAAGAAGGCTATGTGCCTATGGTTTGGTAGAAATTCACCCGTGGTCAACACGCAAATCTCACGTTGGCAGAGAATCCGCAATAGGCAACATGGAGCAGAGATTACTCGTGATGGTGATGATGTTCTTGACCTTCAAGCGGAGCCATGCTACCTGCAGCTCTTTGCACAACCTCAGACAAAGCCGGATGAATATGAATAGCTTTCAATAAGGGCACGAAGCTCTGACTTTGGGTGTACATGAGATTAGCGACTTCTTGAATAAGAATTGGAGCATGCGGTCCGATGATACTAGCTCCCAGTAGCCTGCCCGATTCCTGATCCGCAATAATCCTCACGAAACCCTCAGGATTGCCCATGGCCATGCCTTTAGCTGTATTTGTGTAAGAAGACTTCCCCACCAGCAATTTGTAATCTGTTTTCTTTGCTTGCCGCAGTGTCATGCCAACAGTAGCAATTTGAGGATGGGAGAAAACGGCTTTGGGAACTGCATGATAGTCAGCTGGAACCAGTTCTTCATCACTGACATCTGGGTCGTTAATCGATTTCACCATATTATGCCAGACAATCTGTGATTCATCATTAGCGACGTGACGGAACATATGCTTTCCAAGAGCGTCCCCGAATGCCCAAATTCGTTCCTTTGAGGTTCGGAAGTAGTCGTCCACAACAATCCAGCCTTTGTCATCGGTTTCTACACCGGTGTTTTCTGGTTTCAGTAAATCAGAGTTTGAACGTCGACCAGTGGCAACGAGAATTTCTTCGGCTTCAAACTCCAGTTCTCCTCCAGTCTGCCGATTCTTTGCGGTTACTTTCTTCATTCCATCTTCTTCTTTGACCCGAATTACTTCATGATTCGTGTGCACTTCCATCCTCTTGGAGAGCTCCGCTTTCAGCAGGTCGGAAACATCATGATCCTCATCTGGAACAAGATATTGATTCCTGCCCAGGATGGTTACATCAGTGCCTACGGCTGAGAAGAAATGACCAAACTCAGCTGCAATGTAACCGCCGCCAACAATAATCAGTGAATCGGGTCGCTTATTGATTTCCAAAATGGTCTTGTTTGTAAGATAACCTACATCCTCGATTCCATCTATGGGCGGTATGAGCGGTCTAGCTCCACTCGCCAGCACAACATATGACGCCTCTATAGTCTCATCGCCGACTTTGATAGTATAGTCATCGATGAACTCGCCCGTTTCATTGTAAAAATCGTAGTCATCTGTTTCAGCAATGGATCGCTCAATTTCTTTTGAATCGCCCCATGTTTCTTCACGCATTCTTTCCATGAGTGACTTGAAATCAATTTCGTCAATGTGCGCCTTCAAATCAATGCTTTCAGCTTCTTCGATTCTTGTAATGATGTCGCCAACATAGGTCAAGATTTTGGTTGGTATGCAACCTCTGTTGAGACACGTGCCACCGAACCTTCCGTTGTCAACGATAGCAACAGACAAACCCTGTTGATAAGCAGGCGCCCCGACGTTTGCTCCAGCTCCAGATCCGACTACTAGCAAATCATATTGCTTCATAATCGTTAAGTCTCTAGATTTCAACATAAAGGTAATGGTACGGAAGGCCCTGTGTAAAAAGTCATACTGATATATCGGATTGACACACATTACTGTTCCGGATTGTCTGTATTCGTGCATAGGAATAGAGAATTAACTACTCATCTTGTCTTCTCACACTGATTCGGGCGACTTTTTCCACAGAGCTGGTACAGAAAGAGAAGATTTACTTATGCCAACACTTTTCACACCATTTTCAATATCTTAAATATAGTTAAGACGTGGTTAACGTATGGAAGTTGTAGAGAAGGTTCTTAGGAAGGACATGAATGAAGTGATGGAAGAAGCCAAGGACTTCTTTGAAGGTGAGATTGGACTATCACTTCGCGATGAAATTGAGGATTGTTGCCTTGAGTTTATCACAAATCAGGGATTTGTAAATGTCCAAGTAAGTGAACGAAATGGAAAAACAGCGGTTACCCTAAGATCCAGAGAATACGAAAGAGAAGCAAACAGATTCATCAGAAACTTGTAAAAATAGCCTCCAAAGGATAAACCTGGACCTCATCGGTGAATATCAGCAATATGTGTGCAAAAATACCAAACAACATCTATAAGCCAGCGTAGCTACACCTATAGCTGGGTCGAGGTTCATGAAGAGGGATAAACTAACGATTTGTGTCATTTCTTTGCTCTTGGTGGGGGTCATACCGCTTTCTGTATTTGCCAACTCCAATACGACGAACTCTATCAAGAACGGTTTGTTTCTAGACAAGATCATGTTTCACCACTTGAACGGAGAAGAAGCTATTCAGGCGCTTTTGGATGATGAAATTCAGCTCATAGGATATATGATTGACCCTACGCTTATGCCTGAATTAGAACAATCTGAAGGGATTGAGATTTCAGAAACTCTGAGAAATGGCTATGGATACATAACCATTAACTGCCGCAAATATCCGTTCAACATTACCGCGTTCAGAAGGGCTCTTGCGTTCGCAATCGACAAAGAAGCCATCTGTGAGGATGTTTGGGTTGGCAAAGCCGAGCCACTTGATAGCCTTGTCCCAAAAATCAATCCCTTCTCTATCGAAGAAGATCTCACATATCACTACTATTCTGCTAATGTCACAAAAGGGAATGAACTCCTTGACGCTGCTGGTTTCAATGACATCGATGAGGACAAATACAGAGAAGCTCCAAATGGTGATTCCTTTAATGTCATAGTAGAAGTAGCTGAATCATCCGAAATTGCGATCGGAGTTGGTTCAATCGTAGAAGAAGCTCTTCAATCTCTTGGAATCAACGGAACTTCAAAACCAACCGATTTCTATGAGTATTTGAACAAGCTATACTTTCACCATCAAGATTATGACATTGCGTTTATGGGCGAATCTTTCTCTGATTTCAGTGTTGACTGGCTTGCTGATATACCTTGGCCGCAGTATGCTGGCGACAGCTGTCATTTCCCTCACTTTACGAATGCAAGTTATGATTCTTGGAAAGACCAGTTGCTTCACAATACGACACTGGAAGGTGTGAAAGAGGCGGCCAGAGAGATGCAGGAAGTCTGGGTCTATCAGAGCCCAGAGATTATCTGCTATGAAACATATGAATACTCTGCTTACAGAAACGATAGGTTCGTAGGATTTGTAAATCAAGTCGATAGGGGGGTATTCTCATTCTGGACAAGCCTACAGACACATCTAAGAGAAGAACAAGGGGGCCCTTACGGAGGTACACTCCATAGGAGCTTCCCCCTAGATGTGGGAACTTTCAACGTGTTTCAACAGCATTGCTACGGCGTTGAGCAGTACTATGAACTTCTCTACGATAGCTTGTTGCGTGAAGGACCAGATGGATATTTCATCCCATGGCTTGCTGAATCATATTGCATTGAAACACATGAAGATAACGAGGAAGTACAACCAGGATATACAAGATTCACCTTCAATCTAGTTCAAAATGCGACTTGGACAGATGGTTCACCGCTTACCGCGGAAGATGTATCGTTCTCATTCAACTTTTTCAGAGATACAGTAGGCAATCGGTTTAGGTACGGACTGGAGGAAATGAAAGCAGCCTTTGCGAAAACAGCGAATACCTTTGTCATTGAATTCAATACTACCTCATACTGGCATCTTCATAATATAGGAACAAAGCCTATCATCCCCAAGCAGGTGTACAATCAACTAGATCCAGGTGAATGGAATTCATACAATTTGAGTCCTCCAGAAGATGAGATGATAACTTCAGGGCCATATAATGTGTCAGACCGCCTTGATGACCATTACACGGAATTTAGCCGAAATCCGAATTACTTCTATCAATACAATGATGGTATATCAACACCTCAGACGACACCACCTCAGTTCATAGTAATCAACCCATTAGCAGTAGGAGTGCTAGTAACTGCTGTTGCGGGTATCGTTGGAGGTTCTGTAATGTGGATACGGGAGATACGATCCATGAGGTGATGCTAATGCCCCATCTCCCAGATTGTCTTTTGTGCACAAAATGAGACTGAATCATTGTTCGCGGCCGATGTTCGACACTTTGCCGAAGACTAGAAGCCATACAAGGAATGTGTAGGTCCTAACAAAACAACAACAATAAGATATCTTCGTATTAATAGGAGGTGTCTTCGGTGTTTCTGATGGGATGGAAAGGAATACTGGTTGGATTCTGTTTGCTGTTGATAGCAATAGTCCCGTTTCTTGCTTTTCCTCAAATTCATGGCACAGAAATCACAAGAGGGGGGCCGTTCAATATCTCATCCTATGAGTTCGGCGAATGCATTGAACTAAGACGTAATTCAAATTACTTCTATCACTACTCTACTTGGGAGCCAACAAACATAACTACGAATCCTCTCGTTCCAATTCTTACTCCTTGGGCCGTGGGAATCGTAACTGCAATTGTAGTTAGCATTTCAGGGCATGCATACTCTGGGTACTGCGCACGAAAACAGGGGAGGAAGGGGAGTGAGAAACCGTAAGAAGAGATTCTTGGGTATTCTATGCATCATTTGCATTGGAGTAATACCGCTATTTGCGAGTTCTCAGACCCATGTAGCAAACACCAGTCAAAACGGCCCATTCCTGAACCAGATCGTTTTCCATGACATGCATATGGGAGAAGGAATTCAAGCATTGTTAGACGATGAAATACAGCTTATCGATGAGTCCATCGATAATACGGCTTCAGCTGAATTAGGAGAATCAGAGCATATAGAAACCGCAGAAATACTCAGAAATGGATATGGCTATCTGAGTATTAATTGTCGACGTTATCCTTTCAATCTAAGCTCCTTCAGAAGAGCCTTCGCATACGCATTAGACAAACAGAAAATATGCGATGAAATCTGGGGAGGATTCGCATATCCCCACGATAGCGTGGTTCCAAGGATCAATCCTTTTTCGATTGAAAACGAACTGAGAAATCACTATTACAATGGCAACATAACACTGGCTAACAGAACACTTGATTCTGGAGGATTTGCTGATATCAACAATGATGGATACCGAGAGGCGC
The nucleotide sequence above comes from Candidatus Lokiarchaeota archaeon. Encoded proteins:
- a CDS encoding methyltransferase domain-containing protein produces the protein MTMNDEDISVAAPEEWMGGWNRHYRDLLEKDTEELLDFVPAHPITRLRHALKIEDINPKEIDALDLACGDGKAACAIAKWGINVTAMDALDSALRLAKKRAKVADVLERIRFLKGDIDSWPIPSDTYDVIVAVQILQYLFERAIPRLEEIKQAVKPGRFLVYSGNIEPHFETDPEIRFIKERELKDSLEDWKIHSFGKEVVLVREEDRRGYIWIVAQKPF
- a CDS encoding methyltransferase domain-containing protein, which gives rise to MDYSKAADYISQIYADTPRPRHQEYLERTLTADFMPVIENEVADFFRVLLQLVKAKHVLEIGMSIGFSTSSIANTVKAHGGHVTSIEIDQDIASFARKNFERLDLEDYIEVKIGDAENLIADFEGESFDAVFQDADKALYPPLLDECLRVLKPGGLFLANDALIPLRRNREDWDDTMESIHTFNKKVADSTGLESTILPIGGGITFAMKKTS
- a CDS encoding aminopeptidase, with amino-acid sequence MDSRIVEHAKILVEWSTEVQEGDMVIIRAHPDAHDLVVALNREIAKAGAVPMVLMSSEEASRAFFDGASDETLKIFPEHQKAAVEAADVFIGVSSPVNTKAMANVDPKRQMISRKTRKELSDIIMDKRWCGTVHPCRTLAQQANMSLNEYQDFVYSATLIDWEKASENMYLMKEHLESHNDIRFIGPETDLHASTEGRIWVASDGKHNMPSGEVFTAPVEDTVEGHIYFDIPFMQQGKVIEGVRLTFENGEVVDYSAEKNEEVLESIINTDEGSRYLGEMAIGTNRGIKEYTLNMLFDEKIGNTIHCALGRAYKDCNGTNDSAVHVDMIKDMKEGKVLAGDEVIYEKGKYFYEE
- a CDS encoding phosphoribosyltransferase gives rise to the protein MNRFENRREAGRLLADKLLEYKSMKDLMVLGLPRGGVPVAFEIGQKLEVSLDVLIVRKLGLPYNPEVAFGAIASGGIKIINHDMVRRANLTEEAIERVFEKEQKELAKRQEKYGSSLLEDDLKEKTIILVDDGMATGATMQVAIKGLKGAGVKSLIVAVGTAPPDTLREIESMVDEAISLLGPKPFFGVGTWYKDFSQTTDQEVRDLLERTKDDN
- a CDS encoding translation elongation factor-like protein, which encodes MMERKIGEVTHYFTNIDVAAIELEDELNVGDTIRIKGHTTDFEQKIDSMEVDRDPIETGKPGQEIAIKVKNRVREHDEVFLV
- a CDS encoding NAD-dependent epimerase/dehydratase family protein, with translation MADCFVTGGTGFIGHHIVKQLFEEQHDITVLIREDSSLELLEGLDYQTVVGDVTNLESLLEGVPNDTQWLFHNAAVMADWGGKEHYFPVNVGGTENILEVIRRKEIPQLMHTSSTAVYGFPEISESITEDYEKNPANAYQESKLASEELIHEYIADYGIGASMIRPPVVLGEGDMFTGPQFIERIENGNMVVFGDGSNEQSFVHANDVARALVKAAENFKSAKNEAFNVTSFNCEFKELMTAIAEELGVEPSFREIPYGLAKAVGGFLGSLYRAFGRDNAPLLTSFRAKMFGSEYLIDDTKIREKIGFSPKWDLESTVWDMVEWRGFVKPR
- a CDS encoding dihydrolipoyl dehydrogenase; the encoded protein is MHEYRQSGTVMCVNPIYQYDFLHRAFRTITFMLKSRDLTIMKQYDLLVVGSGAGANVGAPAYQQGLSVAIVDNGRFGGTCLNRGCIPTKILTYVGDIITRIEEAESIDLKAHIDEIDFKSLMERMREETWGDSKEIERSIAETDDYDFYNETGEFIDDYTIKVGDETIEASYVVLASGARPLIPPIDGIEDVGYLTNKTILEINKRPDSLIIVGGGYIAAEFGHFFSAVGTDVTILGRNQYLVPDEDHDVSDLLKAELSKRMEVHTNHEVIRVKEEDGMKKVTAKNRQTGGELEFEAEEILVATGRRSNSDLLKPENTGVETDDKGWIVVDDYFRTSKERIWAFGDALGKHMFRHVANDESQIVWHNMVKSINDPDVSDEELVPADYHAVPKAVFSHPQIATVGMTLRQAKKTDYKLLVGKSSYTNTAKGMAMGNPEGFVRIIADQESGRLLGASIIGPHAPILIQEVANLMYTQSQSFVPLLKAIHIHPALSEVVQRAAGSMAPLEGQEHHHHHE